Proteins from one Nitrobacteraceae bacterium AZCC 2146 genomic window:
- a CDS encoding catechol 2,3-dioxygenase (product_source=KO:K07104; cath_funfam=3.10.180.10; cog=COG2514; ko=KO:K07104; pfam=PF00903; superfamily=54593): MSETPNPIAAGTKIGHVHLKVADLERALGFYRDVLGFQLMQRYGDQAAFISAGGYHHHIGLNTWESKGGQPPAPGTTGLFHTAILYPTRAALADALHRVLEAGIALDGASDHGVSEALYLRDPDQNGVELYWDRPQEAWPRNANGELAMFTRRLDLDDLMKQRVA; this comes from the coding sequence ATGTCCGAGACTCCGAACCCGATCGCCGCTGGAACGAAGATCGGGCATGTACATCTGAAAGTCGCGGATCTCGAGCGCGCGCTGGGCTTCTATCGCGACGTGCTCGGCTTCCAGCTGATGCAGCGCTACGGCGATCAGGCCGCATTCATCTCTGCCGGCGGCTACCACCACCACATCGGGTTGAACACTTGGGAGAGCAAGGGCGGTCAGCCGCCAGCCCCGGGCACTACCGGGCTGTTTCACACTGCGATCCTGTACCCGACCCGCGCCGCACTGGCCGATGCGCTGCATCGCGTGCTGGAGGCCGGCATTGCGCTCGACGGCGCCAGCGACCACGGCGTCAGCGAAGCGCTTTATCTGCGTGATCCCGATCAGAACGGCGTCGAACTCTATTGGGACCGCCCGCAGGAGGCATGGCCGCGCAACGCCAATGGCGAGCTGGCGATGTTCACGAGGCGGCTCGACCTCGACGACCTGATGAAGCAGCGCGTGGCGTAA
- a CDS encoding MFS family permease (product_source=COG0477; cath_funfam=1.20.1250.20; cog=COG0477; pfam=PF07690; superfamily=103473; transmembrane_helix_parts=Inside_1_20,TMhelix_21_43,Outside_44_52,TMhelix_53_75,Inside_76_87,TMhelix_88_107,Outside_108_116,TMhelix_117_139,Inside_140_145,TMhelix_146_168,Outside_169_171,TMhelix_172_194,Inside_195_228,TMhelix_229_251,Outside_252_263,TMhelix_264_286,Inside_287_292,TMhelix_293_312,Outside_313_316,TMhelix_317_339,Inside_340_351,TMhelix_352_374,Outside_375_378,TMhelix_379_401,Inside_402_449), with translation MHASSPIALDETSVRYGGWRIVCVCFLLATFGWALGFYGQSVYLAELQRVHGWPASTISSATTFFYLFGALLVAFLSEAMRAFGPRNCLLAGVVAMAAATALLGQITAPWQLYAVNALLALGWAGTSLGAVTNTLGLWFDRKRGMAISLALNGASFGGIVGVPLLVVAIGGFGFAGATSAAAVAMVVLLVPVILMFVGRPPRHPSDSPLLAADAPSSSQIRASAVRDIGFLTLAIAFALVLFAQVGFIVHLISFLDPVIGRERAAVAVSLLTLMAVVGRVLFSTVIDRLNQRLASAVSFVSQALALTIVINSRNEALLFFACALFGFSVGNLITLPALIVQREFDARSFGVLVSLITAVTQVTYAFGPGIIGFLRDASGSYAVPFYVCMSLQLIAAVLIMIRGRKQMPSWFETAQASGAIAPLACAVSNHEDEHSSSPANGVAIRWGRA, from the coding sequence ATGCACGCGTCCAGTCCGATCGCTCTCGACGAGACCTCGGTTCGCTATGGCGGCTGGCGCATTGTCTGCGTCTGCTTTCTGCTCGCGACGTTCGGCTGGGCGCTCGGCTTCTACGGCCAGAGCGTCTATCTCGCCGAGCTGCAGCGCGTCCATGGCTGGCCGGCTTCGACGATCTCCAGCGCGACGACATTCTTCTATCTGTTCGGCGCGCTGCTGGTGGCGTTTCTCAGCGAGGCCATGCGCGCCTTCGGGCCGCGCAACTGCCTGCTCGCCGGCGTCGTGGCGATGGCCGCGGCCACAGCGCTGCTCGGCCAGATCACCGCGCCGTGGCAGCTCTATGCCGTCAACGCGCTGCTGGCGCTCGGCTGGGCCGGCACCAGCCTCGGCGCCGTCACCAACACCCTTGGCCTGTGGTTCGACAGAAAGCGCGGCATGGCGATCAGCCTGGCGCTGAACGGCGCCAGCTTCGGCGGTATCGTCGGCGTGCCGCTGCTGGTCGTCGCGATCGGCGGCTTCGGATTTGCGGGAGCGACGAGTGCGGCGGCGGTTGCGATGGTCGTGCTGCTGGTGCCGGTGATTCTGATGTTCGTCGGGCGCCCGCCGCGGCATCCATCCGATAGTCCGCTTCTTGCTGCGGATGCGCCGTCATCGTCGCAGATCCGTGCGAGCGCTGTTCGCGACATCGGTTTCCTGACGCTGGCCATCGCCTTTGCGCTGGTGCTGTTCGCGCAGGTCGGCTTCATCGTGCACCTGATCTCGTTTCTCGATCCGGTGATCGGGCGCGAGCGCGCCGCGGTGGCGGTGTCGCTGCTGACGCTGATGGCGGTGGTCGGCCGGGTGCTGTTCTCGACGGTGATTGACCGGCTGAACCAGCGGCTGGCGTCCGCGGTCTCCTTCGTCAGCCAGGCGCTGGCACTGACCATCGTCATCAACTCGCGCAACGAGGCGCTACTGTTTTTTGCCTGCGCACTGTTCGGATTTTCGGTCGGCAATCTGATCACGCTGCCGGCGCTCATCGTACAGCGCGAATTCGACGCACGCTCGTTCGGTGTGCTGGTGAGCTTGATTACCGCGGTGACGCAGGTCACCTACGCCTTCGGTCCGGGCATCATCGGCTTCCTGCGAGATGCCTCGGGCAGCTATGCCGTGCCGTTCTATGTCTGCATGAGCCTGCAATTGATCGCGGCGGTGCTGATCATGATACGCGGACGCAAGCAGATGCCCTCATGGTTCGAGACGGCGCAAGCCAGCGGCGCAATTGCGCCGCTGGCTTGCGCCGTCTCGAACCATGAGGATGAACATTCCTCATCCCCAGCGAATGGTGTCGCCATTCGCTGGGGACGCGCGTGA
- a CDS encoding putative SnoaL-like aldol condensation-catalyzing enzyme (product_source=COG4922; cath_funfam=3.10.450.50; cog=COG4922; pfam=PF12680; superfamily=54427), with protein sequence MPSRARVNEFIAVVESGDHAGAIERYYTDDASMQENAAPPRVGRDGLVAHERGVLSQMKHVYSKAVTSAVDGDHVAIHWIFELTDLAGKIRRVDEVALQEWRGDKIVRERFFYDSTKPGS encoded by the coding sequence ATGCCGTCTCGAGCGCGCGTTAACGAATTTATTGCGGTGGTCGAAAGCGGCGATCATGCCGGTGCAATCGAACGCTACTATACCGACGATGCCAGCATGCAGGAGAACGCCGCGCCGCCGCGTGTGGGCCGCGACGGGCTGGTCGCGCATGAGCGCGGCGTGTTGTCGCAGATGAAACATGTTTATTCAAAAGCGGTGACATCGGCGGTCGACGGCGACCATGTGGCGATCCACTGGATCTTCGAGCTGACCGATCTCGCTGGCAAGATACGCCGGGTTGACGAGGTCGCGCTGCAGGAATGGCGCGGTGACAAGATTGTCCGCGAGCGGTTCTTCTACGACTCCACCAAACCCGGTTCCTGA
- a CDS encoding two-component system response regulator RegA (product_source=KO:K15012; cath_funfam=1.10.10.60,3.40.50.2300; cog=COG4567; ko=KO:K15012; pfam=PF00072; smart=SM00448; superfamily=52172), protein MNAIAELTDQTDRSLLIVEDDKPFLERLSRAMETRGFTVTSCDTVSDGLAHIGKSAPAFAVVDLRLGDGNGLDVVSALKQQRPDARAIVLTGYGNIATAVTAVKMGAVDYLSKPADADDVVAALLASSGEKSELPSNPMSADRVRWEHIQRIYEMCGRNVSETARRLNMHRRTLQRILAKRAPR, encoded by the coding sequence GTGAACGCTATCGCTGAACTGACAGACCAGACCGACCGCTCGCTCCTGATCGTGGAGGACGACAAGCCGTTTCTGGAGCGGCTGTCGCGCGCGATGGAGACTCGCGGCTTCACCGTTACTTCCTGCGACACCGTCTCCGACGGCCTCGCCCATATCGGCAAGTCGGCCCCGGCGTTTGCGGTGGTCGATCTGCGGCTCGGCGACGGCAACGGCCTCGACGTGGTCTCGGCGTTGAAGCAGCAGCGGCCGGATGCGCGCGCGATCGTGCTCACCGGCTACGGCAACATCGCCACCGCGGTCACGGCGGTGAAGATGGGTGCGGTGGACTATCTGTCGAAGCCGGCCGACGCCGATGATGTGGTGGCGGCCCTGCTCGCCAGCTCCGGCGAAAAATCCGAACTGCCGAGCAATCCGATGTCGGCGGACCGCGTCCGCTGGGAACACATCCAGCGCATCTATGAGATGTGTGGCCGCAACGTCTCGGAAACCGCGCGGCGCCTGAACATGCATCGCCGCACGCTGCAGCGTATCCTCGCCAAACGCGCGCCGCGCTAA
- a CDS encoding hypothetical protein (product_source=COG5321; cog=COG5321; pfam=PF06319; superfamily=52980): protein MESQAVHLALAPPLDRRQSETALAIARGTARLLRSLGFSCISELSLPSGRRADLVALNERGEIWIIEIKSSIDDLRADQKWQDYRAHCDRLFFAFTQDLPCEIFPAETGLIVADAYGAHMHCEAPEHRLPAPTRKLMMLRFANTAAQRLNRLHDPQGHAEFLNEV from the coding sequence ATGGAATCGCAAGCCGTTCATCTGGCCCTCGCGCCGCCCCTTGACCGTCGCCAGTCGGAGACCGCGCTGGCGATCGCGCGCGGCACCGCACGGCTGCTGCGTTCGCTGGGATTTTCCTGCATCAGTGAGTTGTCGTTGCCGTCGGGACGACGCGCCGATCTGGTGGCGCTGAACGAGCGCGGTGAGATCTGGATCATCGAGATCAAGTCATCGATTGACGATCTGCGCGCCGACCAGAAATGGCAGGACTACCGCGCCCATTGCGATCGGCTGTTCTTCGCCTTCACGCAGGATCTGCCCTGCGAGATATTTCCGGCCGAGACTGGATTGATCGTCGCCGACGCCTATGGCGCACACATGCATTGCGAAGCGCCGGAGCATCGACTGCCGGCGCCAACGCGCAAGCTGATGATGCTGCGCTTCGCCAATACGGCGGCGCAGCGGCTCAACCGTTTGCATGACCCGCAGGGCCACGCCGAGTTTCTCAACGAGGTTTAG
- a CDS encoding hypothetical protein (product_source=Hypo-rule applied; cath_funfam=3.40.50.410; cleavage_site_network=SignalP-noTM; pfam=PF13519; smart=SM00327; superfamily=53300), whose product MKPVITLRALAFAAATLPFTAAISSATAKPTVEVAFVLDTTGSMSGLIEGAKRKIWSIATTILDSNPDAEIRMGLVAYRDIGDDYVTKTYELTTDIQDLYANLLEVKARGGGDWPESVNEALDVAVNKLHWTANSDTHRIVFLVGDAPPHMDYAQDTKYATTLAVAKQKDIIVNAVLAGTARDTERVWRDIAQRGDGRFIPIPQDGGQVVIIETPYDDEIIILQNEINRTVIPYGPRAMQKRTEDQTRQLSQVAAAAPAQASDMASYINKRARASSEAVTGGGDLVSDVAAGRQKLDSVKEEELPENLRKLAPKQRADELDSQMKARKGLNEKLAALVTKRDAFVAAQRDKAPPKASSFDREVEATLKAQLKR is encoded by the coding sequence ATGAAGCCCGTCATCACCCTGCGCGCCCTGGCGTTCGCGGCCGCCACCCTGCCATTCACCGCCGCCATCTCGTCGGCCACGGCCAAACCCACCGTCGAAGTCGCCTTCGTGCTCGACACCACCGGCTCGATGAGCGGATTGATCGAAGGCGCGAAACGAAAAATCTGGTCGATCGCCACCACCATTCTCGACAGCAATCCCGACGCGGAGATCCGCATGGGTCTGGTCGCCTATCGCGACATCGGCGACGATTATGTGACCAAGACCTATGAGCTGACCACCGACATCCAGGACCTCTACGCCAACCTGCTCGAGGTGAAAGCGCGGGGCGGCGGCGACTGGCCGGAGAGCGTCAACGAGGCGCTCGATGTCGCCGTCAACAAGCTGCACTGGACGGCGAATAGCGACACCCACCGCATCGTTTTTCTGGTCGGCGACGCGCCGCCGCATATGGATTATGCGCAGGACACCAAATACGCCACCACGCTGGCTGTGGCGAAGCAGAAGGACATCATCGTCAACGCGGTGCTGGCCGGGACGGCGCGCGATACCGAGCGGGTGTGGCGCGACATTGCCCAGCGCGGCGACGGCCGCTTCATTCCGATCCCGCAGGACGGCGGTCAGGTGGTGATCATCGAGACTCCGTATGACGACGAGATCATCATCCTGCAGAACGAGATCAACCGCACTGTGATCCCCTATGGCCCACGCGCGATGCAGAAGCGCACCGAGGACCAGACCAGACAACTCTCGCAGGTCGCGGCGGCAGCGCCAGCGCAGGCCTCGGACATGGCGAGCTACATCAACAAGCGGGCGCGGGCCTCATCGGAAGCCGTCACCGGCGGCGGCGATCTGGTCAGCGACGTCGCGGCAGGCAGGCAGAAGCTCGACAGCGTCAAGGAAGAGGAACTGCCGGAGAACCTGCGCAAGCTGGCACCGAAGCAGCGCGCGGACGAACTCGATTCGCAAATGAAAGCGCGGAAGGGGCTGAATGAAAAACTCGCCGCCCTGGTGACGAAGCGCGACGCCTTCGTCGCCGCGCAGCGCGACAAGGCGCCGCCGAAGGCATCGTCATTCGATCGCGAGGTCGAAGCGACGCTGAAGGCGCAGTTGAAGCGGTAA
- a CDS encoding putative Rmd1/YagE family protein (product_source=COG1723; cog=COG1723; pfam=PF02582; transmembrane_helix_parts=Inside_1_247,TMhelix_248_267,Outside_268_271), whose translation MNQPPKLPSGGSRTTARAFFVSDRLNTPGLERGDVLSTTPLAFRVNESGFAILFRYGVVVLIGLNALEEDEFLRNLQPRMTGKFARRDEETAVIELSSEQEDQISPGGLIGLQTLSPERLLLIGEALAKSVVLARHEREVASVFDVTEPFARELAERGQIRGGRRSILKNIGKALLVRHRVSGPVEVEEKPDVLWDKPHLERLYARLEDEYELKERAESLNRKLAVIAETAQVLTDIIDTRRSLRLELIIVLLILFEVIITIYQIAISRHW comes from the coding sequence ATGAACCAGCCTCCTAAATTGCCGTCGGGTGGCTCGCGTACAACCGCACGCGCCTTTTTTGTCAGCGACCGCCTGAATACGCCGGGGCTTGAGCGTGGCGATGTCCTTTCGACGACGCCCCTCGCATTTCGTGTGAACGAGAGCGGCTTCGCCATCCTTTTCCGCTACGGTGTTGTGGTTCTGATCGGTCTGAACGCGCTCGAGGAAGATGAATTCTTGCGCAATCTGCAACCGCGCATGACAGGGAAGTTCGCGCGGCGCGACGAGGAAACCGCTGTCATCGAACTGTCCTCGGAACAGGAGGATCAGATTTCGCCCGGAGGCCTGATTGGCCTGCAAACCCTGTCGCCGGAGCGGCTGCTTCTGATCGGCGAGGCGCTGGCAAAAAGCGTCGTTCTGGCGCGGCACGAGCGCGAGGTTGCCAGCGTGTTTGACGTGACCGAACCATTCGCGCGGGAATTGGCCGAAAGGGGGCAGATCCGCGGCGGTCGCCGCTCGATCCTGAAGAATATCGGCAAAGCGCTGTTGGTGCGACACCGGGTGTCGGGGCCGGTGGAAGTGGAGGAAAAGCCCGACGTGCTCTGGGACAAGCCGCACCTCGAGCGACTTTATGCGCGCCTGGAAGACGAATACGAACTCAAGGAGCGTGCGGAATCGCTCAACCGCAAACTTGCCGTGATTGCCGAGACCGCACAGGTGTTGACCGATATTATCGATACCCGACGCTCATTGCGGCTTGAATTGATTATCGTGTTGCTGATTCTGTTTGAAGTCATCATTACGATTTATCAGATCGCGATCTCGCGTCATTGGTAA
- a CDS encoding hydroxyacylglutathione hydrolase (product_source=KO:K01069; cath_funfam=3.60.15.10; cog=COG0491; ko=KO:K01069; pfam=PF00753; smart=SM00849; superfamily=56281) produces the protein MVAGMTNETEHKAAAGAVIIPVTLFQQNCMLLWDEATRQAVVIDPGGDVPLIQDAIAKANVNVEQIWLTHGHIDHVGGAAELRDALKAPITGPHVADKFLLDLVVESGAKYGMAGVRNFTPDRWLEEGDRVSIGGLDFDILHCPGHSPGSVVYYNKAMRFAHVGDVLFAGSVGRTDFPGCSHETLIKSITEKLLPLGDDVGFICGHGPGSSIGQERLTNPFLTGAA, from the coding sequence ATGGTGGCCGGCATGACAAACGAAACTGAACATAAAGCCGCTGCCGGCGCGGTGATCATTCCGGTGACGCTGTTTCAGCAGAATTGCATGCTGCTGTGGGACGAAGCCACGCGGCAGGCGGTGGTGATCGATCCCGGCGGCGACGTGCCGCTGATCCAGGACGCGATCGCCAAGGCCAATGTCAATGTCGAACAGATCTGGCTCACCCATGGCCATATCGACCATGTCGGCGGTGCCGCCGAACTGCGCGACGCGCTGAAAGCGCCAATCACCGGGCCGCATGTTGCCGACAAGTTTCTGCTCGATCTCGTGGTGGAGAGCGGCGCGAAATACGGCATGGCCGGGGTGCGCAATTTCACCCCCGACCGCTGGCTCGAAGAGGGTGACCGCGTCAGCATCGGCGGCCTCGATTTCGACATCCTGCATTGCCCCGGCCATTCGCCGGGCAGCGTGGTGTATTACAACAAGGCGATGCGCTTCGCCCATGTCGGCGACGTGCTGTTCGCGGGCTCGGTCGGCCGCACCGATTTCCCCGGCTGCAGCCATGAGACGTTGATCAAGTCAATTACAGAGAAGCTGTTGCCGCTCGGCGACGACGTTGGCTTCATCTGCGGCCATGGGCCGGGCTCCAGCATCGGCCAGGAGCGCCTGACCAATCCGTTCCTGACCGGCGCGGCATGA
- a CDS encoding hypothetical protein (product_source=Hypo-rule applied; superfamily=51621; transmembrane_helix_parts=Inside_1_12,TMhelix_13_35,Outside_36_49,TMhelix_50_69,Inside_70_88,TMhelix_89_106,Outside_107_109): MTAPDRDTREQSALSKHILPSSGTMIGVCATLIGLVKIMEERIGPSRVDEYAAVASLFFLVSAIASYISMRHPDRRALSTRCETIADQCFLAGLVAITVITLFFAYEVI; the protein is encoded by the coding sequence GTGACCGCCCCCGATCGCGACACCCGGGAGCAAAGCGCGCTCTCAAAGCACATCCTGCCGAGTTCGGGCACGATGATCGGCGTCTGTGCGACGCTGATCGGACTGGTCAAGATCATGGAGGAACGGATCGGGCCTAGCCGGGTCGATGAATATGCCGCGGTGGCGTCGCTGTTCTTCCTCGTCAGCGCCATCGCGTCTTACATCTCGATGCGCCATCCGGACCGGCGGGCCCTGAGCACCCGCTGCGAGACCATTGCCGATCAATGCTTTCTCGCCGGCCTGGTCGCGATCACGGTGATCACGCTGTTCTTCGCTTACGAAGTGATCTGA
- a CDS encoding hypothetical protein (product_source=Hypo-rule applied), whose protein sequence is MTKPDIWYVAFGPDKSVKSDARAVGTVRTTKTFKSEIDAKLFARQIIAKGWTASAGTLNPHQPKQTIAASQIEQWADPGYVG, encoded by the coding sequence ATGACAAAGCCCGATATCTGGTACGTGGCCTTTGGCCCCGACAAATCCGTGAAATCCGATGCCCGCGCCGTGGGGACAGTACGCACGACCAAGACGTTCAAGTCCGAGATCGATGCCAAACTGTTTGCCAGGCAGATTATCGCCAAGGGCTGGACCGCCAGCGCCGGCACCCTCAACCCGCATCAGCCGAAGCAGACCATTGCTGCGTCGCAGATCGAGCAATGGGCCGATCCCGGCTACGTCGGCTGA
- a CDS encoding putative membrane protein YeaQ/YmgE (transglycosylase-associated protein family) (product_source=COG2261; cog=COG2261; pfam=PF04226; smart=SM01207; superfamily=81548; transmembrane_helix_parts=Outside_1_4,TMhelix_5_22,Inside_23_28,TMhelix_29_51,Outside_52_60,TMhelix_61_83,Inside_84_89), with amino-acid sequence MHMSNESLLVILFVGLVAGWLAGKIVRGTGYGILGDILVGIAGALVASWLFPKLGIHLGTGLVSEIVYSAIGAVILLLIVRLLRTGGRF; translated from the coding sequence ATGCATATGTCGAACGAAAGTCTTTTGGTTATTCTGTTTGTCGGCCTCGTCGCCGGCTGGCTTGCCGGCAAGATCGTGCGCGGTACCGGCTACGGCATCCTCGGCGATATCCTGGTCGGCATCGCCGGCGCGCTGGTGGCGAGTTGGCTGTTTCCGAAACTCGGCATCCATCTCGGCACCGGGCTGGTCTCGGAAATCGTCTATTCCGCCATCGGCGCAGTGATCCTGCTGCTGATCGTCCGGTTGCTGCGCACCGGCGGGCGGTTTTAG
- a CDS encoding fatty-acid desaturase (product_source=COG1398; cog=COG1398; superfamily=54909; transmembrane_helix_parts=Inside_1_44,TMhelix_45_67,Outside_68_71,TMhelix_72_91,Inside_92_188,TMhelix_189_211,Outside_212_220,TMhelix_221_240,Inside_241_326), whose amino-acid sequence MRSQVAASNRDQIAVAIALEIPSRSRAVEPRITLPEGVRPYRIDWVNTLTIAIFHVLALLALMPMFFNWTAVIVAIVAARLFGLIGINIGYHRLLTHRGFKCPKWLEHCFVVVAICCAEDTPARWVAVHRRHHEKADDRPDPHSPLAGFFWGHLGWLLVKNPDLSRLGIYGRYAKDILRDPFYVALERNFWQLKIMLIQINVFFFAGFAAELLQGGSWSDAVQFALSIVVWAVFVRTVFVWHQTWAVNSVTHMWGYRNYATDEDSRNNLFIGYLAHGEGWHNNHHADQRSARHGHRWWEFDTTYLTIRLLEKLGLASDIVTPRDLK is encoded by the coding sequence ATGCGGAGCCAAGTGGCAGCCTCAAATCGCGATCAAATCGCAGTCGCCATCGCCCTTGAAATTCCGTCAAGAAGCCGTGCCGTCGAACCCCGCATCACCTTGCCAGAAGGCGTGCGGCCCTATCGCATCGATTGGGTCAACACGCTGACCATTGCCATCTTTCATGTGCTGGCGCTGCTGGCCCTGATGCCAATGTTTTTCAACTGGACCGCGGTCATTGTCGCGATCGTCGCCGCCCGGCTGTTCGGCCTCATTGGCATCAATATCGGCTATCACCGCCTGCTCACCCATCGCGGTTTCAAATGTCCGAAATGGCTGGAGCATTGTTTCGTCGTGGTGGCGATCTGCTGCGCCGAGGATACGCCGGCGCGCTGGGTCGCGGTGCATCGCCGCCATCACGAGAAGGCCGATGACCGGCCCGACCCGCACAGCCCGCTCGCCGGCTTCTTCTGGGGGCATCTCGGCTGGTTGCTGGTGAAGAATCCCGATCTGTCGCGGCTCGGCATTTATGGCCGCTATGCGAAGGATATCCTGCGCGATCCGTTCTACGTCGCACTGGAGCGCAATTTCTGGCAGCTGAAAATCATGCTGATCCAGATCAACGTGTTTTTCTTTGCCGGATTTGCCGCCGAGTTGCTGCAAGGCGGCTCCTGGTCCGACGCGGTGCAGTTCGCGCTCAGCATCGTGGTCTGGGCGGTGTTCGTCCGCACCGTGTTCGTCTGGCATCAGACCTGGGCCGTGAATTCGGTCACCCACATGTGGGGCTACCGCAATTATGCCACCGATGAGGACAGCCGTAATAATTTGTTCATCGGCTACCTCGCCCATGGCGAAGGCTGGCACAACAATCACCACGCCGACCAGCGCTCCGCCCGCCACGGCCATCGCTGGTGGGAGTTCGACACCACCTATCTGACGATCCGGCTGCTGGAAAAGCTTGGCCTCGCGTCGGATATCGTGACACCCCGGGATTTAAAGTAG
- a CDS encoding hypothetical protein (product_source=Hypo-rule applied; cath_funfam=3.10.450.160; cleavage_site_network=SignalP-TM; pfam=PF06823; transmembrane_helix_parts=Inside_1_4,TMhelix_5_27,Outside_28_41,TMhelix_42_64,Inside_65_138), protein MIRHFLGATAVVATLAVPVVAQAQGVPGGIERGAREGERAAGPVGAIVGGTVGGVVGGVAGVLGVDQRPRFRTYVTEQRRPSYTYSNEVRVGAVLPDSGVTYYEVPAEYGAQEYRYTVVNGRTVLVEPRTHRIVEIVE, encoded by the coding sequence ATGATCCGCCATTTTCTCGGAGCTACTGCTGTTGTCGCCACCCTGGCGGTTCCCGTTGTTGCTCAGGCCCAGGGCGTTCCCGGTGGCATTGAGCGTGGTGCGCGCGAGGGTGAACGTGCCGCCGGTCCGGTAGGTGCCATCGTCGGTGGAACCGTCGGTGGTGTAGTCGGCGGCGTCGCCGGGGTGCTTGGTGTCGATCAGCGCCCGCGATTCCGCACCTATGTGACGGAACAACGTCGCCCGTCTTACACCTACAGCAATGAAGTCCGCGTTGGCGCGGTGTTGCCGGATAGCGGTGTGACCTATTACGAAGTTCCCGCGGAATACGGCGCGCAGGAATATCGCTACACCGTGGTCAATGGTCGCACCGTACTGGTCGAGCCGCGCACCCATCGCATCGTCGAAATCGTCGAGTGA